A single genomic interval of Amycolatopsis albispora harbors:
- a CDS encoding 2,3-butanediol dehydrogenase, translating into MRAVVYRGREEVAVEEVPEPDCGPEQVKIKVAHNGICGTDLHEYYAGPIFVPTAEPHPLTGASAPVVLGHEFAGTVVETGSEVSGLRKGDRVAVEPVYRCDTCPACLDGHYNICRTIGFHGLSCDGGMAEYTVVPARMAHKLPASVSDELGALVEPMSVAYHAAGLGEVGPGSSAVVFGAGPIGIGVWFALRGLGVEKITVVEPSPVRRAALLALGADDVLDPADTDPVAHVRDRTGGRGADAAYDAAGVRAAVDTALDCVGHRKHLVSVAIYERPLETSLIKLVMSESGIRGSLCYTARDYAAVIDLMAAGHYDTTGWVEHIPLDKVVEEGFTALHAGLKMKVLVDPV; encoded by the coding sequence ATGCGCGCGGTGGTCTACCGCGGCCGGGAAGAGGTCGCCGTCGAAGAGGTGCCCGAGCCGGACTGCGGGCCGGAACAGGTCAAGATCAAGGTGGCGCACAACGGGATCTGCGGCACCGACCTGCACGAGTACTACGCCGGGCCGATCTTCGTGCCGACCGCCGAGCCGCACCCGCTGACCGGCGCGAGCGCGCCGGTGGTGCTCGGGCACGAGTTCGCGGGCACGGTGGTGGAAACCGGGAGCGAGGTCAGCGGGCTGCGCAAGGGCGACCGGGTGGCGGTCGAGCCGGTGTACCGGTGCGACACCTGCCCGGCCTGCCTCGACGGGCACTACAACATCTGCCGCACGATCGGCTTCCACGGCCTGTCCTGCGACGGCGGCATGGCGGAGTACACCGTGGTGCCCGCGCGGATGGCGCACAAGCTGCCCGCCTCGGTGAGCGACGAGCTGGGCGCGCTGGTGGAGCCGATGTCGGTGGCCTACCACGCGGCCGGGCTCGGTGAGGTCGGGCCGGGCTCGTCGGCGGTGGTGTTCGGGGCCGGGCCGATCGGCATCGGTGTCTGGTTCGCGCTGCGCGGGCTGGGCGTGGAGAAGATCACCGTGGTGGAGCCGTCGCCGGTGCGCCGCGCGGCGCTTCTCGCGCTCGGCGCGGACGACGTGCTCGACCCGGCGGACACCGATCCGGTGGCGCACGTGCGGGACCGCACCGGCGGCCGGGGCGCGGACGCGGCCTACGACGCGGCCGGGGTGCGCGCGGCGGTCGACACCGCGCTCGACTGCGTCGGGCACCGCAAGCACCTGGTGTCGGTGGCGATCTACGAACGGCCGCTGGAAACCAGCCTGATCAAGCTGGTGATGTCGGAGAGCGGGATCCGCGGTTCGCTGTGCTACACCGCGCGCGACTACGCGGCGGTGATCGACCTGATGGCGGCCGGGCACTACGACACCACCGGCTGGGTCGAGCACATCCCGCTGGACAAGGTGGTCGAGGAGGGCTTCACCGCGCTGCACGCCGGGCTGAAGATGAAGGTGCTGGTGGACCCGGTCTGA